ATGATCAATGAAAAATATTTTATTGGCCCTTTGGGTTGGTTGTTAAAGGCTTTGGGCGGACAACCGGTACGGCAAACCCGGCCTACCCGGTTATTACTTGAAATATTTGATCATTTTAAAGCCAACGATTCTTTTTTTCTGGTCATTACTCCTGAGGGAACCCGTAAGAAAGTTGACCGTTGGAAAAAAGGATTTTATCAAATTGCATTGCAAAACGAAGTGCCGGTGGTGATGGCTTTTATTGACTATAAATATAAGAAAGGCGGAGTGGGGCCGTTGTTTTACCCCACTGGAAATTTTGATGAAGACATGAAAAAAATCGAACGGTTTTATCGCGATTTTCATGCCCGTCATCCCGAACGTTATAACTTAAGTGACGTTTATCAGAAAAAATGAAGAGGTAAAAATGGCTGAAAAAAGACGATATACTTCTATCCTGTTTAAACCGGGGAGTCTGAAAGTATTTTTGCTTTTCATTGTTTTGTTTCCTTTTTCTGTTGTGGCACAGCAGAAAAGAGCAGTTTACCAGGCTGTGGAAATAAAAGGAAAACCTCCGGTTATTGATGGACACTTGAATGATAAAGTGTGGCAGCTGGCTTCGTGGGGCGATCATTTTATCCAGTTTGAGCCTTATAACGAAAAATCACCCACGCAAAAAACTGCGTTTAAGATTTTGTATGACAACAACAACCTGTATGTAGGAATTCGTTGTTATGATACCGACCCGGCTAAAATTGAGAAGATTCTTTCCCGTAGGGATAAAACCGATGGCGATTGGGTTGGCGTGGGAATTGACAGTTAT
The sequence above is drawn from the Candidatus Sulfidibacterium hydrothermale genome and encodes:
- a CDS encoding 1-acyl-sn-glycerol-3-phosphate acyltransferase, whose amino-acid sequence is MQKVANLILCRLLGWEITGKIPEDVQKAVIIVAPHTSLWDFVYGRLAFWVLDIPVRFMINEKYFIGPLGWLLKALGGQPVRQTRPTRLLLEIFDHFKANDSFFLVITPEGTRKKVDRWKKGFYQIALQNEVPVVMAFIDYKYKKGGVGPLFYPTGNFDEDMKKIERFYRDFHARHPERYNLSDVYQKK